Proteins encoded by one window of Sulfurimonas hongkongensis:
- a CDS encoding methylaspartate mutase, translating to MSLLQEEREIILSNEYVDNFDFAEVEEFVRGASKELFISHHFKTKKKMLVQPRGGFPTYKKQYALNEFFVNANVDVLPLTIDSNTRLNDYATAKKMLRLSEENDVDMLNGYPLVNHGYRTTRKMITHFNKPVSLRHGTPDARLLIETAIASGIFEIEGGPITYLLPYSKNFPLDKAFLYWKYVERVCANYSRLNEPINRESFGPLTATLVPPAITIVIQLLEMLLSLEEGVKSFSVSFSQTGSMNQDIVMGAVIRKLSAFYAKEIGCEDANIHLVYHQWMGAFPTNKSFAEQLINMSTVIASMVGADKIITKTREEASGIPTKEANAATVANTQYTLGILNGLPRIVDEEEEEILILEVHAIMEAVFNDPADTLWRKVFNSIKNGIIDVPFSPHIINHNEMITIRDAKKNIRIIKRGNVPIPKRCYEYEKAQCNLNKDTTSIVNDIIHDIGIMQ from the coding sequence ATGAGCTTGCTTCAAGAAGAAAGAGAGATCATACTAAGTAACGAGTATGTAGATAACTTTGACTTTGCAGAGGTTGAAGAGTTTGTAAGAGGTGCTAGTAAAGAACTCTTTATCTCACACCACTTTAAGACAAAAAAGAAGATGCTAGTTCAGCCTCGTGGTGGTTTCCCAACATACAAGAAACAATACGCTCTAAATGAGTTTTTTGTAAATGCAAATGTCGATGTTTTACCACTTACTATCGACTCAAACACAAGACTAAACGATTATGCAACTGCAAAGAAGATGCTACGCCTAAGTGAAGAAAATGATGTAGATATGTTAAATGGCTATCCACTTGTAAATCACGGCTATAGAACTACAAGAAAGATGATAACTCACTTTAACAAGCCTGTAAGCCTAAGGCACGGTACACCAGATGCAAGACTTCTTATAGAGACCGCTATCGCATCTGGCATCTTTGAGATAGAGGGCGGACCTATTACCTACTTGTTGCCATACTCTAAAAACTTTCCACTAGATAAAGCTTTTTTGTATTGGAAATATGTTGAGAGAGTTTGTGCAAACTATTCACGCTTAAATGAACCCATAAACAGAGAATCTTTTGGTCCGCTAACTGCAACTCTTGTGCCTCCAGCTATTACTATTGTGATACAGCTCTTAGAGATGCTACTCTCACTAGAAGAGGGTGTGAAATCATTTTCAGTCTCTTTTTCTCAAACTGGCTCCATGAACCAAGACATAGTTATGGGTGCGGTTATTAGAAAGCTCTCAGCTTTTTATGCAAAAGAGATAGGTTGCGAAGATGCAAATATCCATCTAGTCTATCATCAATGGATGGGAGCGTTTCCAACCAACAAAAGCTTTGCAGAACAGCTTATAAATATGTCAACAGTCATAGCATCTATGGTTGGGGCGGATAAGATAATTACAAAAACAAGAGAAGAAGCATCAGGAATCCCTACAAAAGAGGCAAACGCCGCGACAGTTGCAAACACTCAATACACTCTTGGCATCTTAAATGGTCTTCCGCGTATTGTAGATGAAGAAGAGGAGGAGATTTTAATTCTTGAAGTTCATGCTATTATGGAGGCGGTTTTTAATGACCCAGCCGATACTCTTTGGAGAAAGGTCTTTAACTCCATAAAAAATGGCATCATAGATGTACCATTTTCACCTCACATCATAAACCACAACGAGATGATAACCATAAGAGATGCAAAGAAAAACATCCGCATCATAAAAAGAGGAAATGTACCTATACCCAAAAGGTGTTACGAATATGAAAAGGCGCAGTGTAACCTTAACAAAGACACTACAAGTATAGTTAATGATATCATTCACGACATAGGAATTATGCAATGA